GGGCGCTTCCCGGTCGACTCGTGAGCCCCAGCGGCTTGTCCCGACCCGCGGCTGATTCCTCCCGCAATCCCGCTTGCGTGGTGTTCGCCTACCACGAATTGGGTTACGTCTGTTTGCAAGCATTGATTGAGTTGGGCGCGCCGATAGCAGCGCTGTTTACTCATGCCGACGCCGCCGACGAGGAAATCTGGTGGCACTCGTGCGCGCAACTGGCCCGCCAGCATCGCGTCCCGGTCTATGTCGATGTCGCGATGGACCAAGGCGGCGTGGCCCGGCTGGCGGAGATGGCGCCAGCCGTGATCTATTCCTTCAATTATCGCCGGCTGCTCCCGGCCGCAGCCTTGGCCTTGGCGCCGCTGGGCGCCTTCAACCTGCACCTCTCGAAACTACCGGCCTATCGCGGCCGGGTCCCGGTCAACTGGGTTCTGATCAATGGCGAGCAAGAGACTGGGGTAACCCTCCACCACATGGTGGCGCGCGCCGATGCGGGCGATATCGTGGCGCAGGAAGCTGTTGTGATTGACGATAGCGACACCGCCTTGGATCTCTACCGCAAATTGATTCCGCGGGGGGCTGGGTTGGTCCGCACCTACCATCCTTTGATCGCGGCCGGGCGCGCGCCGCGTTATCAACAGGATCTGCAGGCGGGCAGCTATTTCGGCCGCCGCACGCCGGAAGACGGCAAGATCGATTGGCGTTGGCCGGCGCGGCGCATCTATAACATGGTGCGCGCACTGACCCATCCCTATCCCGGCGCCTTCTGCATGTGGGGCGGACGGCGCTTATGGCTGTGGCGGGCCGCCATTGGGAGCGAGCACGGCAGCCTTGGCCCACCCGGGGCGATCCTGGCCCGCAACGGCGATGGCACGATGGAAATCGCGGCGGGAGCGGGCAGCGTTAAATTGATACGGCTGCAGATGGCCGGCCAAGATGAGCAGGAAGCAGCGGCGGTTTTGGCTCAACCGATTGCCGCCACCGCTCAACTCCAATAGGAAAAGAGACATGCGGATTTTGATTACCGGCGGCGCCGGTTTCCTGGGCTCGCACCTGACCGATGGTTTTATCGCACGGGGCGACGAGGTCTTCGTCCTCGACACCGGCTCCACGCTCAAAGTGCGCCATTTGTTGAACAACCCCCGCTTCCATTATATTCACGACTCGGTCTTCAACCTGGAGCTGCTCGACGGCCTGATCTCCAAATCCGACCTAATCTACCATTTGGCCGCCGTCGTAGGCGTGGAACATTACGTAGGAGATCCGTACGAGACTCTTAACGTCAACGTCAATGGCACCCAGAATGTGCTCAAGGCTGCCTATAAATATAACAAAAGGGTGGTTTTCAGTTCGACCTCCGAAGTTTACGGACGCAATCCCAAAGTTCCCTGGCGCGAGGATGACGACCGCGTGCTGGGCGCGACCACTGTGGATCGCTGGTGCTATTCCACCTCCAAGGCCGTAGGCGAGCATTTTTGCTTCGCCTATCACAAGCTGGGGCTGCCGGTGACGGTAGTACGCTATTTCAACGTCTATGGACCGCGCTTGGATCGCCTCGACGTGGGTCGGCTGTTTACGATTTTCATGGGCCAGTTGCTGCGCGGCACCGATCTGACCGTGGTCGGTGACGGGAAGCAGACTCGCTGCTTTACCTACGTCAGCGATGCGATCGCGGCCACGATGCAGGCGGGTTTGCGGCCCGAAGCCGACGGGCAGGCTATTAACATCGGCACCGAGGTCGAGACCTCGGTGTTGGAATTCGCTCGTCTGATGCTGGAACTGTACGGTCCCAGCGGCTGCAAAATCCGCTTCGTCAAGCAGGAAGAGGTTTATGGCAACAGTTACGAAGACATTCCGCGCCGCGTGCCTGACGCCAGCAAAATGCGCACCCTACTTGGGATCGAACCTAAGGTGGAGTTGCGCGAGGGACTAGCCAAAACCATCGCTTGGTTTCGCCAGGAGCAGGAAACTCGTTAAGCGCAGTCAGTAAGCGCGGTCAGCCCTGGTCCCGATGGTCTAACATCCGGACATAATGGAAATTGCGCTCAAAGTCGACGTGGATACCCACGACGGTCTACGCGTGGGCGTGCCACGCCTAGCCGAGTTGTTGGTCGCCGAGGGGCTGCGGGCCAGTTTCTATA
This is a stretch of genomic DNA from Candidatus Binataceae bacterium. It encodes these proteins:
- a CDS encoding formyltransferase family protein; translation: MSRPAADSSRNPACVVFAYHELGYVCLQALIELGAPIAALFTHADAADEEIWWHSCAQLARQHRVPVYVDVAMDQGGVARLAEMAPAVIYSFNYRRLLPAAALALAPLGAFNLHLSKLPAYRGRVPVNWVLINGEQETGVTLHHMVARADAGDIVAQEAVVIDDSDTALDLYRKLIPRGAGLVRTYHPLIAAGRAPRYQQDLQAGSYFGRRTPEDGKIDWRWPARRIYNMVRALTHPYPGAFCMWGGRRLWLWRAAIGSEHGSLGPPGAILARNGDGTMEIAAGAGSVKLIRLQMAGQDEQEAAAVLAQPIAATAQLQ
- a CDS encoding NAD-dependent epimerase/dehydratase family protein, which produces MRILITGGAGFLGSHLTDGFIARGDEVFVLDTGSTLKVRHLLNNPRFHYIHDSVFNLELLDGLISKSDLIYHLAAVVGVEHYVGDPYETLNVNVNGTQNVLKAAYKYNKRVVFSSTSEVYGRNPKVPWREDDDRVLGATTVDRWCYSTSKAVGEHFCFAYHKLGLPVTVVRYFNVYGPRLDRLDVGRLFTIFMGQLLRGTDLTVVGDGKQTRCFTYVSDAIAATMQAGLRPEADGQAINIGTEVETSVLEFARLMLELYGPSGCKIRFVKQEEVYGNSYEDIPRRVPDASKMRTLLGIEPKVELREGLAKTIAWFRQEQETR